From one Agathobaculum sp. NTUH-O15-33 genomic stretch:
- a CDS encoding VirD4-like conjugal transfer protein, CD1115 family, which yields MQTSQLLLLLASGIGMFAVIGGLAMLAHYYTLNGIKSKTVGDGQYGTARFATEDEIKKTYTIVPYEPQKWRRGKNLPRDSAGNAVQGLVVGCRSHAGGITALVDTGDIHCLMIGAAGVGKTANFLYPNIEYACASGMSFVCTDTKGDLFRNYAGIAKECYGYNISVLDLRNPTRSDGDNILSMVNKYMDAWLAEPENLALKAKAEKYAKITAKTIICSSGEDASSYGQNAFFYDSAEGLLTSVILLLAEYCAPEKRHIVSVFKLIQDLLAPSPVKNKSQFQLIMEKLPPEHKARWFSGAALNSADQAMASILTTAMSRLNAFLDSEMEQILCFDSSLDTETFCNEKSAIFIVLPEEDNTKYFMVSLFIQQLYREMLTVADEHGGKLPGRVMIYADEVGTIPKIQSMEMIFSSGRSRRLSMVPIIQSYAQFEKNYGKEGSAIIIDNCQDILFGGFAPSSDSADILSKALGNRTVLSGSISRGKNDPSQSLQMIQRPLMTPDELKTLPKGHFILAKTGCCPMQTTLPLFFKWGITFDREYVVEERAARRVAYADRFELEQEIVCRNDAYEDGFDELPPELPTGTSGGMQHSPAPEPKEHRGAPRRPPMRTMRQEE from the coding sequence ATGCAGACGTCACAGCTGCTTCTTTTACTGGCGTCCGGCATCGGTATGTTCGCCGTGATCGGCGGGCTTGCCATGCTGGCGCATTACTATACGCTAAACGGCATCAAATCCAAGACGGTGGGCGACGGCCAGTACGGCACCGCCCGCTTCGCCACCGAGGACGAAATCAAAAAGACATATACCATCGTCCCCTACGAGCCGCAGAAATGGCGGCGGGGAAAGAACCTGCCCCGCGATTCCGCAGGAAACGCTGTGCAGGGCCTCGTGGTCGGCTGCCGGTCACACGCGGGCGGAATCACCGCGCTGGTGGACACCGGCGACATCCACTGCCTGATGATTGGCGCGGCGGGCGTTGGCAAGACCGCCAACTTTCTATACCCCAACATCGAATACGCCTGCGCCAGCGGCATGTCCTTTGTCTGCACGGACACCAAGGGCGACCTGTTCCGCAACTACGCGGGGATCGCCAAGGAGTGCTATGGCTACAACATCTCCGTGCTGGATCTGAGAAACCCCACCCGCTCGGACGGCGACAACATTCTGTCGATGGTCAACAAGTACATGGACGCCTGGCTTGCAGAGCCGGAGAATCTGGCGCTCAAGGCCAAGGCGGAGAAGTACGCCAAGATCACCGCCAAGACCATCATCTGCTCCAGCGGCGAGGACGCCAGCAGCTATGGACAAAACGCATTCTTTTACGATTCGGCGGAGGGCTTGCTCACCTCGGTCATCCTGCTTCTCGCGGAATACTGTGCGCCGGAAAAGCGGCACATTGTCTCCGTGTTCAAGCTGATCCAAGACCTGCTGGCCCCGTCGCCGGTGAAGAACAAATCGCAGTTCCAGCTCATCATGGAGAAGCTGCCCCCGGAGCACAAGGCCCGGTGGTTCTCCGGCGCGGCGCTCAACTCCGCCGATCAGGCGATGGCCTCCATTTTGACAACGGCCATGTCGCGGCTCAATGCCTTTCTGGATTCGGAGATGGAGCAAATCCTGTGCTTCGACAGCTCGCTGGACACGGAAACCTTTTGCAACGAGAAATCCGCCATCTTCATCGTGCTGCCGGAGGAAGATAACACGAAATATTTTATGGTGTCGCTGTTCATCCAGCAGCTCTACCGGGAGATGCTCACGGTGGCCGACGAGCACGGCGGCAAGCTGCCGGGCCGCGTGATGATCTACGCCGACGAGGTCGGCACCATCCCGAAAATCCAGTCGATGGAAATGATTTTTTCCAGCGGGCGCTCCAGACGGCTCAGCATGGTGCCGATCATCCAATCCTACGCGCAGTTCGAGAAGAACTACGGCAAGGAGGGTTCCGCCATCATCATCGACAACTGTCAGGACATCCTGTTCGGCGGCTTCGCGCCCAGCTCCGACAGCGCCGACATTCTCTCCAAGGCCCTTGGCAACCGGACGGTGCTGTCCGGCTCCATCAGCCGGGGGAAGAATGATCCCAGCCAGAGCCTGCAGATGATCCAGCGCCCGCTGATGACGCCGGACGAACTCAAAACGCTACCGAAAGGCCACTTCATCCTCGCCAAAACCGGCTGCTGTCCCATGCAGACCACGCTGCCCCTGTTCTTCAAGTGGGGGATCACCTTCGACCGGGAGTATGTGGTGGAGGAACGGGCCGCCCGCAGGGTGGCCTACGCCGACCGCTTCGAGCTGGAGCAGGAGATCGTCTGCCGCAATGACGCCTACGAGGACGGCTTCGATGAGCTTCCGCCGGAGCTGCCCACGGGAACCAGCGGCGGAATGCAGCACTCGCCCGCGCCGGAGCCGAAAGAACATCGCGGCGCTCCCCGCAGGCCGCCCATGCGCACCATGCGGCAAGAGGAATAG
- a CDS encoding response regulator transcription factor: protein MASVLFIDDDMSFLRVNRIYFEKHGFRVFTAKNVSEAREIWTGEALDCIVLDILMPETDGWEICRQLQEKEMPPVIFLTSLTEQECIYRGFELGAADYLTKPYELRELELRVNARIRGNHGIRRELLSFGPLVIDGSLRRAMVNGSALALTAYEFDILLLLARQPEKIFSLDEIYREIWKLPDLGNVQTVRTHLARMRCKLEDALPDYQYIGRRWGKGFYFRPNGKEEEAD, encoded by the coding sequence TTGGCGTCTGTATTGTTTATCGACGATGATATGAGCTTTCTGCGGGTCAACCGCATTTATTTTGAGAAGCATGGCTTTCGGGTATTTACGGCGAAGAATGTTTCGGAAGCACGGGAAATCTGGACAGGCGAAGCTCTGGACTGTATTGTGCTTGATATACTGATGCCGGAAACGGACGGATGGGAAATCTGCCGCCAGCTTCAGGAAAAAGAGATGCCTCCGGTCATCTTCCTCACCAGTCTGACCGAGCAGGAGTGTATTTATCGGGGATTTGAGCTGGGCGCAGCGGATTATCTCACAAAGCCCTACGAACTGCGGGAATTGGAACTGCGCGTGAACGCACGCATTCGGGGAAATCATGGCATCCGGCGGGAGCTGCTTTCATTCGGGCCGCTGGTCATCGACGGTAGTCTGCGGCGGGCGATGGTAAACGGAAGTGCGCTCGCGCTTACTGCTTACGAATTTGACATCCTGCTTCTGCTGGCCCGCCAGCCTGAAAAGATATTTTCCTTGGACGAAATCTACCGCGAGATTTGGAAGCTGCCTGATCTGGGAAATGTGCAGACTGTGCGTACCCATTTGGCGCGGATGCGCTGCAAGCTGGAGGACGCGCTCCCCGATTATCAGTATATTGGCCGACGGTGGGGTAAAGGATTTTATTTCCGTCCAAACGGAAAAGAGGAAGAAGCCGATTAA
- a CDS encoding leucine-rich repeat domain-containing protein, with protein MNNWFRKLPQSLVQSGKKHKGLKYPILLLLLLMAAVCRGIDAVGTLARPTMRRRVMAAALTVCMVFTMMPIQTFAAEARQSGGLCEHHPVHTEECGYSEGTDGSPCTHEHKVNGGEADREGGLGHTEDCYKEVTKCVHEHTAECYPDDNSVSDNDATPSDATEKEPTECTHFCSEETGCVTEVQDCPHEHDDACGYVEAVADTPCGYTCDLCAAQDNGNSGQNVQPPVCDCDEPCVEGDMNTACPVCGAEGAVPSDCGALPTLLNASMPAGTPITGDGYSFDPDSCELTISSDDGTTAWRSDSQISTDNQYPNVLSVVLADTVTAIGDNAFSNCTNLTSIQLPDTLTSIGNRAFSYCSQDGEISLDLSGCTDLTSIGEYTFYCFDGLTNIQLPNTLTSIGNRAFSECRKLTSLDMSGCTDLTSIETNAFNNCTKLETINLPNSLSSLGEMAFYGCLMALTSLDLSGCTGLTSIGRKTFYSCRGLESVKLPSTLASIGNEVFDSCALLAEVTFTGKNAPTLGLYVFSGTSASLKIIVPADGTGYTGTTASTNWKALADKIQQPSEDDANNDGYHDGDVAVINAMIDSNELSATKDDPADWSFTIWDSNSPKRITKLGVSSKSLTGELDVSGLTSLTYLDCRYNQLVALSVSGLTSLTVLYCNSNQLTALDVSGLTSLTELNCSSNQLTALDVSDLTSLTELYCNSNQLTALDVSGLTNLTALYCGNNPFASLKLSDTLSLTVPATEGGTVKCTGYTHSSKSVKLKATADTGYTFEKWTAEGVTLTDDTANPVTFTLDGNITVTPVYADESTDPDDTNGDGYHDGDVAAINAIIENNGLSATKDGPVTWDFATWSSTSPKRITELDLRNKSLTGTLDVSGLTSLTRLNFNKNQLTALNVSDLTNLGTLDCSSNQLTELDVSSLTSLTHLVCNNNQLTALDVSGLTSLIRLECIVNKLTTLNVSDLTSLTQLYCNSNPLTSLKLSDTLSLTVPATTGGTVECTSYTHSSKSVELQATADTDYTFEKWTVEGVTLTDDTANPVTFTLNGNIIITPVYDDGSSDPNDANKDGYHDGDVAVINAMIDSNGLSATKDDPATWDFATWDSSSPKRITVLNLYNKSLTGTLGVSGLTSLTELNCTFNELTALDVSGLAGLTYLYCYYNQLAELNVSGLTSLRGLSCNDNQLTALNVSGLTSLTYLDCYNNQLTALNVSGLTSLPELDCSNNRLTALDVSGLTDLTKLDCSKNQLAALNVSDLTSLTELYCYKNQLTALNVSGLTSLTELDCSNNHLTALDVSGLMSLTYLGCEENPLASLKLSDTLSLTVPATEGGTVMLTSYTHNSKSVKLQATADNGYTFEKWTASGTTLTDDTSNPVTFTLDWNITVTPVYSGGIPAPTVTSVEITPKTASVQKGMTQQFGAAVTGTDSPAQTVTWTVTGGKAGTSISTSGLLTVASDETAATLTVTATSTVDTTKSGTATVTVTSTPVTKYILTVTNGTGGGSYEAGAVVSITAGPAPQGQIFDKWISADGVSFGNAASATTTITMPAKAVTVAATYKDSPVAVSHTITASAGTGGSISPSGTVNVNDGANQTFTITANSNYSISSVTVDGVNQGGISTYTFSGVTANHTISATFSYNGGGSSGGGSGSGGSSSSGSQTDKPSQSMTGSTTTNVTVDGSGNANVTVTNQNVNDAIAAAKAEAQKQGVNVKDVSVVINVATDKAATQITANLPKTVQDSLISNNVGAVEIKSDTVTIRFSQTAIQQMNSQAQADVTITAAKADNSKLTGEAKTLIGSRPVFDFTATYGDGKRITDFGTGSVYIAIPYTLGANEKAENVQVYYIDGDGVPHGQLSTYDTNRKAAVVITSHYSTYAVGYKASAQAFGDIANHWAKSDIEYVTSRGLLNGTGKTTFSPDSTMTRGMFVTALGRLAGINPNDYKTSSFTDVKVNAYYAPYVEWAAQKNIVSGTGDKLFSPDLEITREQMAVIMVNYAGKMGYSIASPHKAVTFADNASISEWAAKDVSIMQQAGVLMGRDGNRFDPQGAATRAEASAVLHRFVELVIDPVSAQGWTKNDSGHWLCYKDGKALTGWQTVDGLRYFFNADGVMHEGWKQDTTADKWYYWTTGGAAIGWKEIDGKWYYFNADGTMAVNTKVDGYEIGADGARKEK; from the coding sequence ATGAACAACTGGTTTAGGAAACTCCCGCAGTCATTGGTACAAAGCGGGAAAAAACACAAAGGATTAAAATATCCGATTTTGCTGCTGCTCCTTTTGATGGCGGCGGTCTGCCGTGGGATTGACGCAGTGGGAACACTGGCGCGCCCGACCATGCGGCGCAGGGTGATGGCGGCGGCGTTGACCGTCTGCATGGTGTTCACCATGATGCCGATTCAGACATTTGCGGCGGAAGCGAGACAAAGCGGCGGCTTATGTGAGCACCACCCTGTCCACACGGAGGAATGCGGTTACTCGGAGGGGACAGACGGGTCGCCCTGTACCCATGAACACAAGGTGAATGGCGGCGAAGCCGACAGAGAGGGTGGCCTGGGCCATACCGAGGACTGCTATAAAGAAGTGACAAAGTGTGTGCATGAACACACCGCAGAATGTTACCCAGATGACAACAGCGTATCCGACAATGACGCCACTCCGTCAGATGCGACAGAAAAAGAACCTACGGAATGCACCCATTTTTGCAGCGAGGAAACAGGCTGCGTGACCGAGGTGCAGGACTGCCCTCATGAGCATGATGACGCCTGCGGTTATGTGGAGGCAGTGGCGGATACGCCCTGCGGCTATACCTGCGACTTGTGTGCTGCACAGGACAACGGCAATTCCGGACAAAATGTTCAGCCGCCGGTCTGCGACTGTGATGAGCCATGTGTGGAGGGGGATATGAACACAGCCTGTCCCGTCTGCGGGGCCGAGGGTGCGGTTCCATCGGACTGCGGCGCTCTCCCTACGCTACTGAATGCGTCGATGCCTGCCGGTACGCCTATTACCGGTGACGGCTATTCCTTTGACCCGGACAGTTGCGAACTGACCATCAGCAGCGATGATGGCACAACGGCATGGAGGAGTGATAGCCAAATATCAACGGACAATCAATACCCGAATGTACTCTCTGTTGTACTGGCGGATACCGTAACCGCCATTGGGGACAATGCGTTTTCCAATTGCACGAACCTGACAAGTATCCAACTGCCTGACACGCTGACATCCATCGGGAACCGTGCGTTCAGCTACTGTTCCCAAGATGGGGAAATATCTCTGGATTTGTCCGGCTGCACTGACCTAACCTCTATTGGGGAATATACGTTTTATTGCTTTGACGGGCTGACGAATATCCAACTGCCGAACACGCTGACCTCCATCGGGAACCGTGCGTTTAGCGAGTGTCGGAAGCTTACATCTCTGGATATGTCTGGCTGTACTGACCTGACCTCTATCGAAACTAACGCATTTAATAATTGTACGAAACTAGAAACCATCAACCTGCCCAATAGCCTGAGCTCTCTCGGGGAGATGGCGTTTTACGGATGCCTTATGGCACTTACATCTCTGGATTTGTCTGGCTGTACTGGCCTGACCTCTATTGGGCGAAAGACGTTTTATAGCTGCAGAGGCTTAGAATCAGTCAAGCTGCCAAGCACTCTGGCATCCATCGGGAATGAAGTGTTCGATAGCTGTGCGCTCCTTGCGGAAGTTACATTCACTGGGAAGAACGCCCCCACTTTAGGACTTTACGTGTTTTCAGGTACCTCTGCGTCGCTCAAAATTATAGTCCCTGCAGACGGTACCGGATACACCGGTACTACTGCCAGCACCAACTGGAAAGCTCTGGCAGATAAAATTCAGCAGCCTTCCGAGGACGATGCCAACAACGACGGCTACCATGACGGCGATGTGGCGGTAATCAATGCGATGATTGACAGCAACGAATTGTCTGCCACAAAGGACGACCCGGCAGATTGGAGTTTTACCATATGGGACAGCAACAGTCCCAAAAGAATAACAAAATTAGGCGTATCCAGCAAATCCCTCACTGGGGAGCTGGACGTTTCTGGCCTGACAAGCCTGACCTATCTGGACTGCCGCTATAACCAACTGGTGGCGCTTTCCGTCTCCGGCCTGACGAGCCTGACCGTGCTATACTGCAACTCCAACCAACTGACGGCGCTGGATGTGTCCGGCCTGACGAGCCTGACCGAGCTGAATTGCAGCTCCAACCAGCTGACGGCGCTGGATGTGTCCGACCTGACGAGCCTGACCGAGCTGTACTGCAACTCCAACCAGCTGACGGCGCTGGATGTGAGCGGTCTGACGAACTTGACCGCGCTGTACTGCGGGAATAACCCATTCGCTTCCCTCAAGTTGTCAGATACGTTGAGCCTGACCGTTCCCGCCACGGAGGGCGGGACAGTTAAATGTACCGGCTACACACACAGCTCTAAATCCGTGAAATTAAAGGCAACGGCTGATACCGGCTATACCTTTGAGAAGTGGACAGCGGAGGGCGTGACACTGACCGATGATACCGCAAACCCGGTGACATTCACGCTGGACGGGAATATCACCGTCACGCCGGTATATGCTGACGAAAGCACCGACCCCGACGATACCAACGGCGACGGCTACCACGACGGCGATGTGGCGGCGATCAATGCGATCATTGAAAACAACGGATTATCGGCCACAAAGGACGGCCCTGTAACATGGGACTTTGCCACATGGAGCAGTACCAGCCCTAAAAGAATTACCGAGCTGGACTTACGGAATAAGTCCCTCACCGGGACACTGGATGTCTCCGGCCTGACGAGCCTGACCAGGCTGAACTTCAACAAGAACCAGCTGACGGCGCTGAACGTGAGTGACCTGACGAACTTGGGCACGCTGGACTGCAGCTCCAACCAGCTAACGGAGCTGGACGTGAGCAGCCTGACGAGCCTGACCCATCTGGTGTGCAACAATAACCAGCTGACGGCGTTGGACGTGAGCGGCCTGACGAGCCTGATCAGGCTGGAGTGCATCGTTAACAAACTGACGACCCTGAACGTGAGTGACCTGACGAGCCTGACCCAGCTGTACTGCAACTCTAACCCACTTACTTCCCTCAAGTTGTCAGATACGTTGAGCCTGACCGTTCCCGCCACGACGGGCGGGACGGTTGAATGTACCAGCTACACACACAGCTCTAAATCCGTGGAATTACAGGCAACGGCGGATACCGACTATACCTTTGAAAAATGGACAGTGGAGGGCGTGACGCTGACCGACGATACCGCAAACCCGGTGACATTTACACTGAACGGGAATATCATAATCACCCCGGTTTATGATGACGGAAGCAGTGACCCCAACGATGCCAACAAAGACGGCTACCATGACGGCGACGTGGCGGTGATCAATGCGATGATTGACAGTAACGGATTGTCCGCCACAAAGGACGATCCGGCAACATGGGACTTTGCCACATGGGACAGCAGCAGTCCTAAAAGAATTACCGTATTGAACTTATATAACAAATCACTCACCGGGACACTGGGTGTGTCCGGCCTGACGAGCCTGACCGAGCTGAACTGCACATTTAACGAACTGACGGCGCTGGACGTGAGCGGTCTGGCGGGCCTGACCTATCTGTACTGCTACTATAACCAGCTGGCGGAGCTGAACGTGAGCGGTCTGACGAGCCTGAGAGGTCTGTCCTGCAACGATAACCAGCTGACGGCGCTGAACGTGAGCGGCCTGACGAGCCTGACCTATCTGGACTGCTACAATAACCAGCTAACGGCGCTGAACGTGAGCGGCCTGACGAGTCTGCCCGAGCTGGACTGCTCCAATAACCGGCTGACGGCGTTGGACGTGAGCGGCCTGACGGACCTGACCAAGCTGGACTGCTCCAAAAACCAGCTGGCGGCGCTGAACGTGAGCGACCTGACGAGCCTGACCGAGCTGTACTGCTACAAGAACCAGCTGACGGCGCTGAACGTGAGCGGCCTGACGAGCCTGACCGAGCTGGACTGCTCCAATAACCATCTGACGGCGCTGGATGTTTCCGGCCTGATGAGCCTGACCTATCTGGGCTGCGAAGAGAACCCATTGGCTTCCCTCAAGCTGTCAGATACGTTGAGCCTGACCGTTCCCGCCACGGAGGGCGGGACAGTTATGCTGACCAGTTACACACACAACTCCAAATCCGTGAAATTACAGGCAACGGCTGACAACGGCTATACCTTTGAAAAATGGACGGCAAGCGGGACAACGCTGACCGACGATACCTCAAACCCGGTGACATTCACACTGGACTGGAATATCACAGTCACGCCGGTTTACTCCGGCGGCATCCCCGCACCTACCGTCACCTCCGTGGAGATAACGCCAAAAACCGCAAGTGTGCAAAAAGGAATGACACAGCAATTTGGCGCAGCCGTGACAGGAACGGACAGCCCCGCACAGACCGTGACATGGACGGTAACCGGCGGCAAAGCTGGCACAAGTATCAGTACCAGCGGACTTTTGACCGTAGCGTCTGATGAAACGGCGGCGACCCTTACCGTAACCGCCACGTCCACTGTGGACACCACAAAGAGCGGGACGGCCACGGTAACTGTGACAAGCACTCCTGTCACGAAGTATATTTTAACAGTTACAAATGGAACAGGTGGAGGCAGCTATGAAGCGGGTGCGGTGGTGTCGATTACGGCAGGCCCAGCACCGCAGGGACAAATATTTGACAAGTGGATAAGCGCGGACGGCGTGAGCTTCGGAAACGCAGCCAGTGCCACCACAACGATTACGATGCCCGCAAAGGCCGTAACCGTAGCAGCGACCTATAAGGATTCGCCTGTTGCCGTATCTCACACAATTACCGCAAGTGCGGGGACTGGTGGTTCTATTTCACCGAGCGGCACAGTGAACGTAAATGACGGTGCAAACCAAACATTTACGATTACTGCAAACAGCAATTACAGCATTTCGTCTGTGACTGTTGACGGCGTAAACCAAGGGGGAATCAGCACTTATACCTTTAGCGGTGTAACTGCCAATCATACGATTTCCGCAACCTTTAGCTATAACGGCGGCGGTTCCTCTGGTGGGGGAAGTGGTTCCGGCGGCAGTTCTTCTTCCGGCAGCCAGACCGACAAACCGTCGCAATCCATGACCGGCTCCACCACAACGAATGTGACCGTGGACGGGAGCGGCAACGCAAATGTGACCGTGACAAACCAGAACGTCAATGACGCGATTGCGGCGGCGAAGGCCGAGGCGCAGAAACAGGGCGTCAATGTCAAGGATGTTTCCGTGGTGATCAATGTCGCAACCGACAAGGCCGCGACGCAGATCACCGCCAACCTGCCGAAAACTGTGCAGGACAGCCTGATTAGCAACAACGTTGGCGCGGTTGAAATTAAGAGCGATACCGTAACCATACGGTTCAGCCAGACAGCGATCCAGCAGATGAACAGTCAGGCGCAGGCCGATGTGACAATCACAGCGGCAAAGGCAGATAACAGCAAACTGACCGGCGAGGCAAAGACGCTCATCGGCTCCCGCCCGGTGTTCGACTTCACGGCAACCTATGGGGACGGCAAGCGTATCACCGATTTTGGAACGGGCAGCGTCTACATCGCGATCCCCTACACGCTGGGAGCAAATGAAAAAGCGGAAAATGTGCAGGTATACTACATTGACGGGGATGGCGTTCCTCATGGCCAGCTCTCTACCTACGATACCAATCGGAAAGCGGCGGTTGTCATTACCAGCCACTATTCTACTTATGCGGTCGGCTACAAGGCCAGCGCACAGGCATTTGGCGATATTGCCAATCATTGGGCAAAATCGGATATTGAGTATGTGACGAGCCGTGGACTGCTTAACGGAACCGGAAAGACTACGTTCTCCCCGGACAGCACTATGACACGCGGTATGTTTGTGACCGCTTTGGGGCGTCTGGCCGGTATCAACCCGAATGACTACAAGACTTCCAGCTTCACTGATGTGAAAGTGAATGCCTACTATGCCCCTTATGTGGAATGGGCGGCGCAGAAGAACATCGTAAGCGGAACTGGCGACAAATTATTCAGCCCTGATCTGGAAATCACCCGTGAGCAGATGGCGGTCATCATGGTGAACTACGCCGGGAAGATGGGCTATTCCATCGCCTCCCCGCATAAAGCTGTGACCTTTGCGGATAACGCTTCCATCAGCGAGTGGGCGGCAAAAGACGTTTCCATCATGCAGCAGGCCGGTGTCCTCATGGGCAGGGACGGCAACCGCTTTGACCCGCAGGGGGCGGCTACCCGTGCCGAGGCTTCGGCGGTACTGCACCGGTTCGTGGAGCTTGTGATTGACCCGGTGAGCGCACAGGGCTGGACAAAGAACGATTCCGGTCATTGGCTCTGCTACAAGGACGGAAAAGCACTTACTGGCTGGCAGACCGTGGACGGCCTGCGATACTTCTTCAATGCTGACGGCGTGATGCACGAGGGCTGGAAACAGGATACCACGGCAGATAAGTGGTATTACTGGACAACCGGGGGCGCGGCTATCGGCTGGAAAGAGATTGACGGCAAATGGTATTACTTTAACGCTGACGGCACAATGGCTGTAAATACAAAAGTGGACGGCTATGAGATCGGCGCGGACGGCGCGAGAAAGGAAAAATAA
- a CDS encoding helix-turn-helix domain-containing protein, with protein sequence MSYFSSIYAEELPHRAKAVYMYLKDRADKDGKCWPAIGTIARELHLSRSTVKRAIDDLIQTGHLEKEQRWRDNGGKSSLLYKLRQ encoded by the coding sequence CTGAGTTACTTTTCCTCCATCTACGCCGAGGAACTCCCGCACCGCGCCAAGGCGGTGTATATGTACCTCAAGGATCGCGCCGACAAGGACGGCAAGTGCTGGCCCGCCATCGGCACCATCGCCCGCGAGCTGCACCTCTCCCGCAGCACCGTCAAACGCGCCATCGACGATCTGATCCAGACCGGCCATCTGGAAAAGGAACAGCGGTGGCGAGACAACGGCGGAAAAAGCAGCCTGCTTTACAAACTGAGGCAGTGA
- a CDS encoding sensor histidine kinase — translation MDGWLLSVDGGAQSETFAGQYSNFAFPDREHSPFGSAVYRLSLQCPGTHALLLELPEIFTRYSLSINGTTEATNGSGSMVSFVLTDEAELTLTVENRSHYYSGLYYPPILGAPDKIAELAGKRTALYTAFAVSALTLALFSAVLWFSRARDGLFLHFGLLCLAFSVTCLHPFIWKLGLNSTLWYAIEDSARMFMLVQAVEVGAALAGWSDRKWFCKGTRIALYSVCIICFVTVCFIIPRAGGIINLYGGVVDFAYLLGWLFLSASAVGNLQKGSPGSAWLAGGCCAFGMGFLVNLVNNNRFEPIHGAWQTEYAGFCMVLLFGAVMICHNREMILQNRKLVSHMEELIEQRTSELQTVLLERKNFFSDMAHNLKAPIEAVHGFISMIREGNLYLDDELQEYIGYIESENDEIRRRVQSLSVLNTFDRITAPVTVIELDSLLEEVERKNRPETEAAGIYLTTHKLGVPASVKGQKEKLLILFENLIYNALAFTSPDGKITIEPRLENDLMAIITVSDTGCGIAPEKLPHIFERFYVGRENKNEGSGLGLYIAKLTVEEIGGKITVQSTPGAGTVFTICLPLEKERENAFSHSLV, via the coding sequence GTGGACGGCTGGCTGCTCTCGGTAGACGGCGGAGCGCAGTCCGAAACATTTGCCGGACAATACTCAAACTTTGCTTTTCCGGATCGGGAACACAGCCCGTTTGGAAGCGCGGTCTACCGCCTGTCCCTTCAATGCCCCGGCACCCACGCACTGCTATTAGAACTGCCGGAGATTTTTACGCGGTACAGCCTTTCCATCAATGGAACGACGGAAGCGACAAATGGCAGTGGCAGCATGGTGAGCTTTGTGCTGACCGATGAAGCAGAACTGACGCTCACGGTGGAGAACCGGTCGCACTATTACAGTGGCTTATACTATCCGCCGATTCTCGGTGCGCCTGACAAAATCGCGGAACTGGCGGGAAAGCGCACCGCGCTTTATACCGCGTTTGCTGTATCGGCGCTGACGTTGGCACTCTTTTCAGCCGTATTGTGGTTCTCCCGCGCACGGGACGGGCTGTTCCTCCACTTTGGGCTGCTGTGTCTCGCTTTTTCCGTTACCTGCCTGCATCCCTTCATTTGGAAATTGGGGCTGAACAGCACACTCTGGTATGCAATCGAAGATTCCGCCCGAATGTTTATGCTTGTGCAGGCGGTGGAAGTAGGCGCGGCGCTGGCAGGGTGGTCTGACCGAAAGTGGTTTTGCAAGGGTACCCGCATCGCTCTATACAGTGTCTGTATCATTTGTTTTGTGACTGTCTGCTTCATTATACCAAGAGCGGGCGGGATAATCAACTTATATGGCGGGGTTGTCGATTTTGCCTATTTGCTTGGCTGGCTGTTCCTTAGCGCCAGCGCCGTGGGAAATCTGCAAAAAGGCTCCCCCGGTTCGGCGTGGCTCGCCGGTGGCTGCTGTGCCTTTGGTATGGGCTTTCTCGTCAATCTGGTCAACAACAATCGGTTCGAGCCGATTCACGGCGCGTGGCAGACCGAATATGCAGGCTTTTGTATGGTGCTGCTGTTTGGCGCGGTCATGATCTGCCATAACAGGGAGATGATTCTGCAAAACCGGAAGTTGGTTTCCCATATGGAAGAACTGATTGAGCAGCGCACGTCCGAACTTCAGACCGTACTGTTGGAGCGCAAGAATTTCTTTTCCGACATGGCGCACAATCTGAAAGCGCCCATTGAAGCGGTGCATGGCTTTATCTCCATGATCCGGGAGGGGAACCTATATCTCGATGATGAATTGCAGGAATATATCGGGTACATTGAAAGTGAAAACGATGAAATAAGACGCCGGGTACAATCGCTTTCCGTGCTGAATACCTTTGACCGGATAACCGCCCCCGTGACCGTGATTGAATTGGATTCGCTGTTGGAAGAAGTAGAGCGTAAAAACAGGCCGGAAACCGAAGCCGCAGGAATTTATTTAACCACCCACAAGCTGGGCGTTCCTGCCTCTGTCAAAGGGCAGAAGGAGAAGCTGTTAATTCTGTTTGAAAACCTCATCTACAATGCACTGGCCTTTACCTCGCCTGACGGGAAAATCACGATTGAACCGCGTCTTGAGAATGACCTTATGGCAATCATCACGGTGTCCGATACCGGCTGCGGTATCGCACCAGAAAAGCTGCCGCATATCTTTGAACGGTTCTATGTGGGACGGGAAAATAAAAACGAGGGCAGCGGATTGGGACTTTACATCGCAAAACTGACCGTGGAGGAAATCGGCGGCAAAATCACAGTACAGTCCACACCCGGAGCGGGGACTGTGTTTACGATCTGCCTGCCGTTAGAGAAGGAAAGGGAAAATGCTTTTTCTCATTCTTTGGTCTGA